In the Vigna radiata var. radiata cultivar VC1973A unplaced genomic scaffold, Vradiata_ver6 scaffold_223, whole genome shotgun sequence genome, one interval contains:
- the LOC106753334 gene encoding uncharacterized protein LOC106753334, giving the protein MDMRGYSVSWTKHKKEPYFAARHTRRQEQCIQANDDTPEETSLLNHSLKLALSTSQNTLLPTLPAFVAFLLLVTSIGTAFSHPIASNSPLPPPSHPILNNTFRPPPLLKKLRRIRAHLNKINKPPVKTIQSPDGDFIDCVLSHQQPAFDHPLLRGQRPLDPPERPKGHPNGEKVIESFQLWSDSGEICPEGTVPIRRTTEQDFLRASSIRRFGRKVRRDSTGTGHEHAVVFVNGEQYYGAKASINVWTPSVTDPYEFSLSQIWVIAGSFGNDLNTIEAGWQVSPELYGDNYPRFFTYWTTDAYQATGCYNLLCSGFVQTNNRIAIGAAISPRSIYNARQFDIGLMVWKDPKHGHWWLEFGSGLLVGYWPAYLFSHLRNHASMVQFGGEIVNSRSRGYHTGTQMGSGHFAEEGFRKAAYFRNLQVVDWDNNLLPLSNIHQLADHSNCYDIRVGSNNVWGTYFYYGGPGRNVRCP; this is encoded by the exons GGACAAAACATAAGAAAGAGCCATATTTTGCAGCTCGTCACACAAGAAGACAAGAACAATGCATACAAGCAAATGATGATACCCCAGAAGAAACAAGTTTACTAAATCATTCCCTCAAATTGGCTCTTTCCACTTCCCAAAATACTCTACTGCCTACGCTACCTGCCTTTGTTGCTTTCCTCCTACTTGTTACTTCAATTGGCACAGCATTTTCTCACCCCATTGCCTCCAATTCACCATTGCCACCACCCTCTCACCCCATTCTTAACAACACTTTCAGACCACCTCCGCTGTTGAAAAAGTTGAGGAGAATCAGAGCTCATCTCAACAAGATTAACAAGCCTCCTGTTAAAACAATTCAg AGTCCAGATGGGGATTTCATAGATTGTGTTTTGTCTCATCAGCAACCTGCTTTTGACCACCCTCTGCTCAGAGGGCAAAGACCATTG GATCCACCGGAAAGGCCAAAGGGCCACCCCAATGGGGAAAAAGTCATAGAGAGCTTTCAGCTTTGGTCTGATTCTGGTGAAATATGCCCTGAAGGAACTGTTCCGATCAGAAGAACAACTGAACAAGATTTTCTACGAGCAAGCTCCATCAGAAGATTTGGAAGAAAAGTACGGAGGGACTCAACTGGCACTGGTCATGAG CATGCAGTTGTTTTTGTAAACGGAGAGCAATACTACGGAGCAAAAGCAAGCATAAATGTATGGACACCCAGCGTAACCGATCCATACGAATTCAGTTTGTCACAGATATGGGTTATTGCTGGATCTTTTGGCAATGATCTGAATACCATAGAAGCTGGATGGCAG GTAAGTCCTGAGCTATATGGAGACAACTATCCTAGGTTCTTTACTTATTGGACA ACGGATGCATATCAAGCAACTGGATGCTACAATTTACTATGTTCAGGATTTGTCCAAACTAACAACAGGATAGCAATAGGGGCTGCAATCTCCCCAAGATCCATCTACAATGCCAGACAATTTGATATTGGCTTAATGGTTTGGAAG GACCCAAAGCATGGACATTGGTGGCTGGAATTTGGGTCGGGGCTACTTGTTGGGTACTGGCCAGCATACTTGTTCAGTCACTTGAGAAACCATGCTAGCATGGTACAATTTGGAGGAGAAATAGTGAATTCTCGTTCAAGGGGCTACCACACTGGCACTCAAATGGGTAGTGGCCATTTTGCAGAAGAAGGGTTTAGAAAAGCAGCCTATTTTAGAAACTTGCAAGTTGTGGATTGGGACAATAACTTGCTTCCTCTTTCAAATATTCACCAATTGGCTGACCATTCCAATTGCTATGACATTAGGGTGGGATCAAACAATGTTTGGGGAACTTACTTTTATTATGGAGGTCCTGGAAGGAACGTCAGATGTCCAtga